The Coffea arabica cultivar ET-39 chromosome 9e, Coffea Arabica ET-39 HiFi, whole genome shotgun sequence genome has a window encoding:
- the LOC140003978 gene encoding two-pore potassium channel 3-like isoform X1 — MEKEPLLTYVNTRRQPYSPQPPPPPPLSLCPLPENDEITIPPPNGCLTPSEFKDRLIFGTSPSSSSTPLMDSSSSTLVDALALSINSPRKTSSEDLKSNIVGEKCNLDQQNSQQSWLTDPNIPWTKGNLHRSKTAPAMAVINDFDHSSTPKPPVFGSQSIVRQAVVLLIIYLSLGVVIYAFNTDHFKATETHPVVDALYFCIVTMCTIGYGDITPDSASTKLFSIMFVLVGFGFVDILLTGMVSYVLDLQENYLLRTLKNGGAHDPGRFVIDVKKGRMRIRMKVALALGVVILCIGIGVAVMHYVERLGWLDSFYLSVMSVTTVGYGDRAFTSLPGRIFASIWLLVSTLAVARAFLYLAEARVDKRHRSMAKWVLGQDMTVAQFLAADIDNNGFVTKSEFVIYKLKAMGKISEMDILQVCKKFERLDTGNCGKITLADLMENHH; from the exons ATGGAGAAAGAGCCTCTCCTCACTTATGTCAACACCAGAAGACAGCCCTATTCCCCTCAGCCTCCACCACCACCCCCACTTTCTCTGTGCCCTTTACCGGAAAACGATGAAATCACAATCCCACCACCCAATGGTTGTCTCACTCCATCAGAATTCAAAGATAGGCTTATCTTTGGCACATCTCCTTCATCCTCTTCCACCCCTTTAATGGACTCCTCTTCCTCAACTCTTGTTGATGCATTGGCTTTAAGCATCAATTCTCCAAGAAAAACTTCGTCTGAGGACCTAAAATCCAATATTGTtggagaaaaatgcaatcttgACCAGCAAAATAGTCAGCAGTCTTGGTTGACCGATCCCAATATTCCATGGACCAAAGGGAATTTGCACAGGTCCAAGACTGCCCCTGCTATGGCTGTTATCAATGATTTTGATCATTCATCAACTCCCAAGCCACCCGTGTTCGGTTCTCAGTCAATTGTAAGACAAGCTGTGGTTCTATTGATCATATATTTGTCTCTCGGTGTTGTTATTTATGCTTTTAATACGGATCATTTCAAGGCCACTGAAACACACCCTGTTGTTGATGCTTTGTACTTCTGCATTGTTACTATGTGTACTATTGGATATGGTGATATAACCCCTGATAGTGCTTCTACTAAGCTGTTCTCTATCATGTTCGTGCTTGTGGGCTTTGGGTTTGTTGATATTTTGCTTACTGGGATGGTTAGTTATGTTCTTGATTTGCAAGAAAATTATCTGTTGAGGACACTTAAGAATGGGGGAGCTCATGATCCCGGGCGGTTTGTAATTGATGTTAAGAAGGGGAGGATGAGAATTCGAATGAAGGTGGCATTAGCTTTGGGGGTTGTGATTCTTTGTATTGGAATTGGAGTTGCTGTTATGCATTATGTTGAGAGGCTTGGCTGGTTAGATTCCTTCTATTTGTCAGTTATGTCTGTCACTACTGTTGGATATGGGGATAGGGCATTTACTTCCTTGCCTGGTCGGATTTTTGCATCCATTTGGTTGCTTGTGTCTACACTTGCTGTGGCTCGTGCATTTCTTTACTTGGCTGAGGCAAGGGTGGATAAGCGGCATAGAAGCATGGCAAAATGGGTACTTGGACAGGATATGACTGTGGCACAGTTTCTTGCTGCTGATATTGATAACAATGGCTTTGTGAC CAAATCAGAGTTTGTAATATACAAGCTCAAGGCGATGGGAAAAATTTCGGAGATGGATATCTTGCAGGTATGTAAAAAATTTGAACGGCTAGACACGGGAAATTGTGGGAAAATTACTCTTGCAGATCTCATGGAAAATCATCACTGA
- the LOC140003978 gene encoding two-pore potassium channel 3-like isoform X2, producing the protein MEKEPLLTYVNTRRQPYSPQPPPPPPLSLCPLPENDEITIPPPNGCLTPSEFKDRLIFGTSPSSSSTPLMDSSSSTLVDALALSINSPRKTSSEDLKSNIVGEKCNLDQQNSQQSWLTDPNIPWTKGNLHRSKTAPAMAVINDFDHSSTPKPPVFGSQSIVRQAVVLLIIYLSLGVVIYAFNTDHFKATETHPVVDALYFCIVTMCTIGYGDITPDSASTKLFSIMFVLVGFGFVDILLTGMVSYVLDLQENYLLRTLKNGGAHDPGRFVIDVKKGRMRIRMKVALALGVVILCIGIGVAVMHYVERLGWLDSFYLSVMSVTTVGYGDRAFTSLPGRIFASIWLLVSTLAVARAFLYLAEARVDKRHRSMAKWVLGQDMTVAQFLAADIDNNGFVTLKKLAAIVLLADKL; encoded by the exons ATGGAGAAAGAGCCTCTCCTCACTTATGTCAACACCAGAAGACAGCCCTATTCCCCTCAGCCTCCACCACCACCCCCACTTTCTCTGTGCCCTTTACCGGAAAACGATGAAATCACAATCCCACCACCCAATGGTTGTCTCACTCCATCAGAATTCAAAGATAGGCTTATCTTTGGCACATCTCCTTCATCCTCTTCCACCCCTTTAATGGACTCCTCTTCCTCAACTCTTGTTGATGCATTGGCTTTAAGCATCAATTCTCCAAGAAAAACTTCGTCTGAGGACCTAAAATCCAATATTGTtggagaaaaatgcaatcttgACCAGCAAAATAGTCAGCAGTCTTGGTTGACCGATCCCAATATTCCATGGACCAAAGGGAATTTGCACAGGTCCAAGACTGCCCCTGCTATGGCTGTTATCAATGATTTTGATCATTCATCAACTCCCAAGCCACCCGTGTTCGGTTCTCAGTCAATTGTAAGACAAGCTGTGGTTCTATTGATCATATATTTGTCTCTCGGTGTTGTTATTTATGCTTTTAATACGGATCATTTCAAGGCCACTGAAACACACCCTGTTGTTGATGCTTTGTACTTCTGCATTGTTACTATGTGTACTATTGGATATGGTGATATAACCCCTGATAGTGCTTCTACTAAGCTGTTCTCTATCATGTTCGTGCTTGTGGGCTTTGGGTTTGTTGATATTTTGCTTACTGGGATGGTTAGTTATGTTCTTGATTTGCAAGAAAATTATCTGTTGAGGACACTTAAGAATGGGGGAGCTCATGATCCCGGGCGGTTTGTAATTGATGTTAAGAAGGGGAGGATGAGAATTCGAATGAAGGTGGCATTAGCTTTGGGGGTTGTGATTCTTTGTATTGGAATTGGAGTTGCTGTTATGCATTATGTTGAGAGGCTTGGCTGGTTAGATTCCTTCTATTTGTCAGTTATGTCTGTCACTACTGTTGGATATGGGGATAGGGCATTTACTTCCTTGCCTGGTCGGATTTTTGCATCCATTTGGTTGCTTGTGTCTACACTTGCTGTGGCTCGTGCATTTCTTTACTTGGCTGAGGCAAGGGTGGATAAGCGGCATAGAAGCATGGCAAAATGGGTACTTGGACAGGATATGACTGTGGCACAGTTTCTTGCTGCTGATATTGATAACAATGGCTTTGTGAC TTTGAAGAAGTTAGCGGCCATAGTTTTGCTAGCAGATAAGCTATGA
- the LOC113708405 gene encoding uncharacterized protein, which yields MKTVTGQVVSTKPVSLSSAAKNLSAFASLEEENGASDAVRVYLKRASDAFNNLVQFHKELKAPHSNRKRKAFQPLVVDTKIETLATVDKNPDEEKIKNVKSKGKRKKNRELEVNDEEPLKIEKDKGRIDEVNAVKRSEKKEKHKKNREFEPSTEGLLKIGQEADRLDKVKVQRSSDKNRKDKRAGQSELRNEEREQIEQSPDGVGEERKKKKHDKIVRGEDTEERDEGRNKAKQEIVEVERNIIDGVEGESVKRKDKKKKKKDEGEEDGENVGKKGKKNSQSEVRSEQREQIE from the coding sequence ATGAAGACCGTCACAGGCCAAGTGGTATCAACAAAGCCAGTCTCTCTATCTTCAGCAGCCAAAAACCTCTCCGCCTTCGCCTCCCTGGAAGAGGAGAACGGAGCTTCCGATGCCGTCCGTGTGTATCTGAAACGCGCTTCTGATGCCTTCAACAACTTGGTTCAATTCCACAAGGAGCTAAAAGCGCCCCATTCGAATCGCAAACGTAAGGCATTTCAACCTCTTGTTGTTGATACAAAGATTGAAACTTTAGCCACCGTTGACAAAAACCCAGATGAAGAAAAGATCAAGAATGTGAAAAGTAAGGGCAAGCGGAAGAAAAATCGCGAATTAGAGGTAAATGATGAAGAACCGTTAAAGATTGAGAAGGATAAAGGAAGGATTGATGAAGTTAACGCCGTGAAAAGGtcggaaaagaaggaaaaacataagaaaaatCGCGAATTTGAGCCTAGCACTGAAGGCTTGTTGAAGATTGGCCAAGAAGCAGATAGGCTTGACAAAGTTAAGGTACAGAGAAGTTCGGACAAGAACAGAAAAGATAAGAGAGCTGGCCAATCGGAGTTAAGGAATGAGGAGAGAGAACAAATTGAGCAAAGCCCTGATGGGGTTGgggaggaaaggaaaaagaagaaacatgACAAGATTGTGAGAGGTGAAGATACAGAGGAAAGAGATGAGGGTAGGAATAAGGCTAAGCAAGAGATTGTGGAAGTTGAAAGGAACATTATTGATGGAGTTGAAGGTGAAAGTGTGAAGAGGAaggataagaagaagaaaaagaaggatgaGGGTGAGGAGGATGGAGAAAATGTTggcaaaaaaggaaagaaaaacagcCAATCGGAGGTGAGGAGTGAGCAGAGAGAACAGATTGAGTGA
- the LOC113709456 gene encoding WRKY transcription factor 28 encodes MSEDFRDLYYHQPYQDDRHGSINMSANFPFPHHMASSSLTDNSSVLNSSHMLDPAYMSFTDCLLQGSSDQGTFARAFGLSPSSSEAFSLVKDEQKPVVIEVAGDHQACASHETPVTPNSSISSSSTEAVGDEDSNKGKKDKQLKETQEEDALSPKKENKPKKKGEKKERQPRFAFMTKSEVDHLEDGYRWRKYGQKAVKNSPYPRSYYRCTTQKCPVKKRVERSFQDPAIVITTYEGTHNHHVPATLRGNVAGMLPPSMLTPMPLGVPNFPQELIVQMPQFYSQASANTSSMYQQNLTPLQQLQFHDYGLLQDIVPSMFFKQEP; translated from the exons ATGTCTGAAGATTTCAGAGATCTTTACTACCATCAACCCTATCAAGATGACAGACATGGCAGCATAAACATGAGTGCTAATTTTCCTTTCCCTCATCACATGGCTTCATCCTCCTTGACTGATAATTCTTCAGTATTAAACAGTTCACACATGCTTGATCCCGCATACATGAGCTTCACTGACTGCTTGTTGCAAGGATCATCTGATCAGGGCACATTTGCCAGAGCTTTTGGCTTGTCGCCATCATCTTCTGAGGCATTTTCTCTAGTCAAAGATGAGCAAAAACCAGTTGTTATTGAGGTTGCAGGAGACCATCAAGCCTGTGCTAGTCATGAAACTCCAGTTACACCCAACTCTTCaatttcctcttcttcaactgaGGCGGTCGGTGATGAAGATTCaaacaagggaaagaaagataagCAGTTGAAGGAAACACAGGAGGAAGATGCTCTTAGCCCCAAGAAAGA GAACAAGCCTAAGAAGAAAGGGGAGAAGAAGGAAAGACAGCCGCGTTTTGCTTTCATGACAAAAAGTGAGGTAGATCATCTAGAAGATGGATATAGATGGAGAAAATATGGACAGAAGGCTGTCAAGAATAGCCCTTATCCAAG GAGTTACTATCGTTGCACGACACAAAAATGTCCGGTCAAGAAGCGCGTCGAAAGATCGTTTCAAGATCCAGCAATTGTGATCACAACATATGAAGGAACACACAATCACCATGTTCCAGCAACTCTAAGAGGAAATGTGGCCGGAATGTTGCCTCCTTCCATGCTAACACCGATGCCGTTAGGGGTACCAAATTTTCCACAAGAACTGATTGTTCAGATGCCTCAATTTTACAGCCAGGCTAGTGCCAATACTAGCTCTATGTATCAGCAAAATCTAACCCCACTTCAGCAGCTTCAGTTTCATGACTATGGGCTTCTTCAGGACATAGTTCCCTCTATGTTTTTTAAACAAGAGCCCTGA